A window of Osmerus eperlanus unplaced genomic scaffold, fOsmEpe2.1 SCAFFOLD_630, whole genome shotgun sequence contains these coding sequences:
- the LOC134016772 gene encoding PH and SEC7 domain-containing protein 4-like has protein sequence MSMEGTGRALRSWLVSTTLWGSERHTTLRGLTCSACRPADWRVFLFQASSPAEMSSWVSRINLVSALHSSPSFPAAVGSQRRFHRPILPSAQSSHTLERQQQSHAAMLQSFQEDLARLRQEASEGRGHTSRARWLEETRARDEYLTHEVSRYEAYIVTLKAWNSVTTDPAPLTDPAPLTDPAPLTEPAPLREQLELYDKELYKNQGEGGEGGEGEEGLKKSHSSPSLDLEMAPPLVVRVRRNISERRTYRRIIIPRRARDV, from the exons atgAGTATGGAAGGGACTGGCAGAGCTCTGAGGAGCTGGTTAGTCTCCACCACGCTCTGGGGGAGCGAGCGACACACTACACTAAGAGGCCTCACGTGTTCCGCCTGCAGACCCGCCGACTGGAGGGTGTTCCTCTTCCAGGCCTC CTCCCCAGCAGAGATGTCCTCGTGGGTGAGCAGGATCAACCTGGTGTCAGCGcttcactcctccccctccttccctgctgCCGTGGGCTCCCAGAGACGCTTCCACAGGCCCATCCTGCCCTCTGCACAGTCCTCACAcaccctg GAGCGTCAGCAGCAGTCCCATGCTGCCATGCTGCAGAGCTTCCAGGAGGACCTGGCCCGGCTCCGCCAGGAGGCCAGCGAGGGCAGAGGCCACACCTCCAGGGCTCGCTGGCTGGAGGAGACCCGCGCCAGGGACGAGTACCTCACccacgag GTGAGTCGTTACGAGGCGTACATCGTCACCCTGAAGGCCTGGAACAGCGTGACCACAGACCCCGCCCCCCTCACAGACCCCGCCCCCCTCACAGACCCCGCCCCCCTCACAGAGCCCGCCCCCCTCAGAGAACAGCTGGAGCTCTACGACAAGGAGCTGTACAAGaaccagggggagggaggggagggaggggagggggaggaggggctgaagaAGTCTCACTCCAGCCCCTCCCTCGACCTGGAGATGGCCCCTCCCCTCGTGGT